The genomic window TGTTGACCCTTTTTATACTGGTGGTCATCCAGATCGAATTGTTTGGTTGTGTCTGTTGATAAATCAACAGACCCCATTACACATTTGGTGTGTTTATCTTTGTTCAGTTTTCAATGAGCTTTCATTGTGCTTTTTCAAGCAACAACTTTTATATTGTATCACATTCTTTAAGTTGTTGTCAACATTTTTTTAAAAATGTTTTTCAACTTCTTGTTCGAAGCGATGTGTTGTTTGTTTTAACAACTTATATAGAATATCACGGTTGTGACTTGATGTCAACAACTTTTTAAAACTTTTTTGATTTATTTTCTAAATCAGGTGAAGTGCTAACGTGATGTTGTCGCCTCTTTGACGACTTCAATATCTTAACATGCGGAGTATATTGTGTCAACAATATTCTTCACTTTTCTTAATTTCTTTTTCCAAGTGACTCGCTTGCTTTGTTTGTTGTTTCAAATGACAACTTTTAAATAATAACATGTGTGCTATGTTGTGTCAACAACATATTTCACTTTTTTGAATTATTTCTTTCAAAGTGATTCACATGATTAGTGTTGTTTCAAATGACAACTTTTATATCCTACCATGCTTTACAATATCTGTAAAGTGTTTTCCTGAATTTATTTTCAAATTCATTTCGGTAGTTGTAAGCGCTACATGTGTTGTAGTAGCAACTTATGTTATATTATCATCGACGATTGATTTCGTCAACACTTTTTTGCTTTTTTTGTAAATTTTATGTAAATTTACTGTAAACCATATTCGGTATCGCCAGACATTGTAACAACGTCTTGTGACGACAAGAGATAATATACCATGGGTTGCGCTATAGTGTCAACACTATTTTATACTTTCTTTTCCCTTTTTTTGTATTCTTTTTCTTCTATTACTTTTGAAATCACTTTCTACTATATAATGTCCGTTATTGTTGTATAATGTATTATACTCTTAATTCAAAGGAGGATTATATTGATTACACAAGAGAGATTTTTTAAACTCGTGCAAGTACCAGGTTTATGGCGTAGTACAATTGGACTTGAACGAGAATCATTACGTATAGACCATGATGGAAATATATCGAATCATCTTCACTCTTCAGAATGGGGAACACGTAAACAACAACCATACATACAAACTGACTTCGCTGAGAGTCAATTAGAATTAATTACGCCCCCTACTCACTCTATTACTGAACTGCAAGATTGGTTGAGTTCATTTCATCAGATAGTCGCTACTACTAATGAAGTGAATGGCGATTTATTATGGCCATTTAGTACACCTGTTATTATCCCTGATAAGACTGAGGATATTAAAATTGCACAACTGGAGAAGGTAGAAGAATATAACTACCGAGCTTTTCTTGCTGAACTATATGGGAAGCATGTTCAATTGATTTCTGGAATTCACTATAATTTCCAAATTAATCCTGAGGTTGAAAGTGATTCTTTTGGCGCTCAAACTGAATTTGATGATGAACTACTATTCAATAATGAAGTATACATGCATTTGACTAGGAATTATTTCCGTTATCGTTGGTTATTAACTTATGCAATTGGCGCTTCTCCTTATGTCGCTCCTAATTACGCAACCAATTTATATGGGAAACCACATTCTGACAGAATGCGATCGATTAGACAGAGTCGATTCGGTTATCAGAATAAAGAAACAGTCGTTATGAATTATGATTCTTTAGACGAGTTTGTAGAATCAATTGAAGAGGCTGTCAATTCTGGTGCCTTGTCGCTTGAGAAAGAATTGTATCGTGATGTCCGACTTCGGGGTGGTGCTACAGCCCGTGAACTTTTAGATAATGGTATTAGTTATCTTGAGTTTCGTAATATAGATTTAAATCCTTATCACCCTCACGGTATTGATAATGATACAATCGCTTTGGTTCGTCTTTTTTTAATTACATTGTTATTCTTACCCGATGTAACACATGACTCTGAAATTGATAAAGGTACAGAGATGAATTACGCAACATCTGAAGCTGATGCATTAGATACACCTATTGATATAGAAGAAGCTCGTTGGTTAATTAAAGCAATGCGCGAAGTTTCCCAACAGTTACCTTCTATTGATAACATACCTTCTATAGTAGATAAACTTGAAGCTTCTCTTGAAGATCCTTCATTAACTTTAGCTGGGCAAATTGTTAAAGACGCTAAAAATTACGATGAGTTTCTTGATATGGGCTTATCTCTTGCAAAAGAGCATCAAGCAGTTTACTTAGACAAGCCATACTTACTTCACGGCTTTGATGATCTTGAGCTTTCTACACAAGATGTTTTAAAAGAAGCGATTAAAGCTGGCATTAAAGTTAGAATCATTGATGCTGATGAGAATATTATTGAGTTATCCTACCAAGGGCAAACTGAATATGTTAAAAGTGCTAATATGACGAGACTTGATTCTTTAATCAGTTATTTCTTAATGGAGAACAAAGTTGCTACAAAAGTTTTATTAGATGAGGGTGGACTAAACGTTCCTACTGGAACATCTTTTAACAACATTGAGGATGCTAAAGCTTTCTACGCTTCTCTTCCAAATAAAGCTATTGTTGTTAAACCAAAAAATACTAATTATGGTTTAGGTATTACGATATTCCGTGATAAACCCGATCAAGATGATTATAACGATGCATTGAGTTTTGCTTATAAAGAAGACCATACGGTTTTAGTTGAGGAGTATATAGAAGGAACTGAATTACGCTTCTATATTCAAGATAATAAAACGATGGCAATTGTTGAACGTCGTCCAGCACATGTTATAGGTGATGGTTCTTCTACAATTAGTGAATTAATCGACGAGGTGAATAAGAATCCATTACGTGGCCGTGATCACAAAGCGCCTTTAACGATTATAGAAAAAGGCCGAATTGAAACGCTGCAGTTAAAAAATTACGGATATACGTTTGAATCTATTCCGGAAAAAGATAAGACTGTCTTCTTGCGTGAAAATAGTAATGTTTCAACGGGCGGTATTTCAATTGACCGAACTGATGATACACATAAAGGTTACAAATCAATCGCTGAAAGAGCCTCTGAGTTATTGAATGCTAACTTCTGTGGGGTCGATATAATTATTAAAGATTACACAAATGAACCGACTTCAGATAATTACGGAATTATTGAAGCGAATTTTAATCCTATGATTGCTATTCACCGCTTCCCTGGAGAAGGGACACCACGTCTTTTAGGTAAGGCGATGGTAGAACAGTTATTTCCTGATGTTTACAAATCATAATAATATGTTAGAATTTACATTTACATAAACTTTACAATTCCTTTATTGGAGCGAATGCTTCACTGGCGTATAATAGCGTTAGTGAAGTATTTTTATAAAGGAGCAGATTGGATGATGAAATATTTGAAATATGTGGTTATCGTATCACTAAGCTTAGCAGGCTTAGGAAATTCAACAACTATTTTTGCCGAGGATGTTATTGCTTCAGCAGAAAAACAAAATAGCATTTTTGTCGATGCTATACTAAACAAGGATGTTTATACGCTCGATCAATTGCACCAAACGTTTGGTGAACCTAGCTCAGATGAAGTGATTGACGATACTATTTCCCGTCAAACCTTTATTATGGAGAAACCAGAGGAAGCCATTAGCTTGGAAGTTATCGCTGATGTCACAACGGACGTTGACGAGGTCATAAGTTTAACTTTCAATATTGATTTTCAAGATATTGTCTATGAGGACGCTGATACTTTCAAAGACACTTACTCTGGCTTAGTTGATACCGCATTAGACATGCATAATAATGAAATTGTTGTACAAAAAAATCAAATTATTGAGTCGCTAGGAAAGCCGACAACTATAACATTAGCTGGTTCCTATGAGCTATTAATCTACTCAGCTGGCGATGACATGTTTAGTAAGGATTTTATTGTCGTTTTATTGGATGATAAAGTATACGCTCTAAACGAACACACTAATGAAGATTTTAATTTTAATAAAGACTTTAATATCTCACAAGCTCAGTTAAACCAAATGGCTCATACGAGTGGTGTGACTTATAGCGATATGATTCAAGAAATCGGCGAGCCAGATAGTGTGTTTCATGACTTCCCCAATTCGATCATTACATATGTATGGTACTCAGACACCGATGAGGCTTTCTCAGAAATTAGTTACATCACTGACTTCCGTGATATCATGGTTGGTATTGGGCATCAACTCCAGGGTGAATAATCAATAAAAAAGACCAAGCAACTTGATTCGTACAAGTTACTTGGTCTTTTTGCATGTGTAATTTTTTTAAGCAAAGATTAGATTTACGATTTCTTCTAACGTTGTATTACCAAAATATTTATTTACATCAACATTCGCTAACGCTTCTGTTACTGCAAGTCGTTCATATTTTACACCGTTTAATTTATCTTCTACATCTTTGATGTTACCTAACCCGAAGAAATCCCCAAAGATATGTGCGTCTTTGATGACGCCTTGACTAACGTTAAAGCGAACGTCAACGAAACCAAATGGAAATTTATGACTTTGTTCAAAATCAAAGTCAGGTGATTTCCCATAGTTCCAATCCCAGTTCCCCATACGTTCTTCACGCAGTTTATGCACACCTTCCCAAATTTCATCTGTTAATTTGAATTCTGGCACATCTTCACGTCGTTCAACGCCAAAGATTTCCAACAAGATTAAATCTCGGAACTCTTCTGTCGTCAGATTTTGATATTTTTCATCTACATAAGGCTTGATGTTCGTTACACGCGAACGAACTGATTTAATTCCTTTAGATTCAATTTTTGCTTTTCTAGGCTTAAGGACATTATTCGTCTCATCTAAGTCTGAATCAAAAAGAATAGTTCCATGAGCAGTCATGCGACCGTCTTTTGCATACATAGCATTACCAGAGAATTTTTTACCATCAATTAATAAGTCATTTCGCCCTTGTAAACCAGCTTCAGTAGCTCCCATCTTATGCAGAGCATTAACGATTGGTTCTGTGACACTCTTAAAGTCTCGGAAAGTTCCATCGTCATCTTTAATAAAGCAGAAACAAAAATTCCCTAAATCGTGATAAACTGCTCCCCCACCTGACATTCGGCGAACAACTTGAACATTATGCTCATCTACATAGGCTTGATTAATTTCTTCAGTCGTATTTTGATTACGTCCTACTATAATTGATGGCGCATTAATATAGAATAATAAGATTGGTTCATCCACTAAACGGTTCTCAACTAAGTATGTTTCTAAGGCGATATTCAGACTTGCATCATAGTTATTTCCATTATCAACAAAAATCATATTATTACCCTCTTTTCCTTAGACGTTTTCTTTAATTGTAGCGACTGACTCCGCATTTAATTCATCTAGAATGGCTGTAACAAGACGAACTGTATTCTTGAAGTCATCTTCATGAATTACAGAAGTCGTTGAATGTAAGTAACGAACCGGCACAGTAATTGCAATCGAGGGAATTCCAGCTTGTGCTGTGTGAATTGAGCCTGCGTCCGTTCCTCCACCTGGGATGAATGTATATTGGAATGGAATGTCATGTTTTTCTGCTACATCAACAACAAAGTCACGGAAACCTTTGTGCCCAATCATCGATGCATCAAATACAATAACTTGTGGTCCTTTACCTAATTCACTGTCAGCTTCTGCTTTAGTCATACCAGGAGTATCTCCAGCTGTTCCTGTGTCTAACGCAATCGCGATATCTGGTTGAACTAAGTTTGCTGCAGCTTTTGCTCCACGAAGTCCTACTTCTTCTTGAACATTTGCTCCTGAGAAAAGTACAGTATCGTGCCCTTTTTCTTTTGCATGTTTTAATACTTCAACAGCAACAGCTACACCAATACGGTTATCCCAAGCTTTCCCTAATAAGAAGGGTGTATCGTTCAGACGACGCGTTTTAATTAGTGGTGTAATCATATCTCCTGGACGAATTCCCATTTTTTCAATATCTTCTTTAGACTGTGCACCTACATCAACAAAAATATCTTTCATATCAATTGGCTTCTTACGTGATTCTGCTGAAAGAACGTGAGGTGGTTTTGATCCAGTAACACCTTCAATTTCTTTCCCGTCTCTAGTTGTAATAACTACTTCTTGCGCTAATACAACTTGACTCCACCAACCACCGATGGTAACGAATTTGATGAATCCTTTATCCGTGATTTGACTTACCATGAATCCCACTTCATCCATATGCGCTGCCATTAATACTCTAGGTCCGTCTGCATTTCCGGTGTGTTTTCCAAAGATTCCTCCTAGCCCATCTTGAACAAACTCATCCACATATGATTCAGTTTCTTTCTTAAATAGTTCACGCACTTGGGTTTCATTACCCGCAATTCCCTTTACTTCTGTTAAGTTTACTAATAATTCTTTATTCAATTCCATACATTCATTTCCTTTCTGTCTTTCTTCATTACTAAATATTTTAACACTTATTCATAAAAATGGTGAACATATCGAATGATATATACTAATATCATGTGTTAAATAGAAAAGCCCCAATATAATGGAGCTAAACGGTTCTTTACTGATTGATTCGGATAACGATTTTACCGATATTTTCATTGTTTTCCATCATATCATGAGCTTTAGGTAACTCATCAAAATCAACGACCTTATGAATGATCGGTTTAATCTCCCCTTTTTCCATTAAAGGCATGACATTTTTTACGAATTCTGCAGTCAATTCACCTTTGTAGTCATCACTTCGTGGAGTCAGCAATGTCCCTTTTAAGTGAATACGTTTCTTCATGAGCTCAAATAGATTAAAATCGTCTACCTTTGCGCCTCCAAGTATTCCAATGAGAATCCAACGAGCATCTATACCGGCACTTTTCACATTTGTTTCATAATATGATGCTCCGACAAAATCAAGTATGACATCCACACCTTCACCATTTGTCTCTTCTAATACACGTGTTGCGATGTCTTCTTCTTTATAATTAATTGCAACATCAGCACCCAACTCTTTAATCCGAACTAACTTTTCCTCACGACTTGAAGTTGCGATCACTTTCGCTTGGCTTAGTTGTTTTGCCATCTGAATCGCTGAAGTTCCTACCCCACTCGCTCCCGCATGAATCAAGATTGAATCAGATTGCTTTAAATCACCTAGCCAGTACATGGTTTGATAAGCTGTTAAGAATACTTCGGGTATTGCTGCGCCTTGCTCATAACTCATATTCTCTGGCAAAATGATGGCAAACTCTGCCGGAACAACGGCATACTCTGCATATGACCCTTGATTCACTAACCCTGCAATTCGTGTACCAGGCTTTAAGTCGGGGCGGTTAGAACGATTCTCTATAATTTCACCTGATACTTCGATTCCAAATACTGGATAAGGTGCTTCTAATTGTTTGTTTTCACGTGTAATTATTTCAGTTCGGTTAATCCCGAATGCTTTCACTTTGATTAGCACTTCTCCATCTGCTGGAAGTGGAGTCGGTCTTTCTTCTTGAACTAATTTATCCGATCCACCAGGTTCTGTCATTGACCATACTTTCATTTGAGTCCTCCTATAAATTTATATGTTGAATTTCTTGCTTTAAATCTCACTATTATCATAACAAGACACCCTCTTTAAATCAAAATAATACCTTCTAAATAAAGATACCTTAAGATTTTAAACATTACAAATGTCATGATACATGATATTATTATTTTCAGGTATATTAATTAGTTTTTTTAATACAACTCACCTTAGGAAGGAGTTTTAACTATGAGACGAATTCTTTCTAACCAAGAAGAAAGACGATTAAGTATCATTGAGTTATTGAGTGATCTTACAGAACCGATTACATATAAAGAGTTGGCTTCTCGACTCGAATCATCTCAACGCACAATTTCTGATGATATTGATACAATTAGTGAAATAGCCACACAATTCACTATTCATTC from Aerococcaceae bacterium DSM 111021 includes these protein-coding regions:
- the gshAB gene encoding bifunctional glutamate--cysteine ligase GshA/glutathione synthetase GshB — protein: MITQERFFKLVQVPGLWRSTIGLERESLRIDHDGNISNHLHSSEWGTRKQQPYIQTDFAESQLELITPPTHSITELQDWLSSFHQIVATTNEVNGDLLWPFSTPVIIPDKTEDIKIAQLEKVEEYNYRAFLAELYGKHVQLISGIHYNFQINPEVESDSFGAQTEFDDELLFNNEVYMHLTRNYFRYRWLLTYAIGASPYVAPNYATNLYGKPHSDRMRSIRQSRFGYQNKETVVMNYDSLDEFVESIEEAVNSGALSLEKELYRDVRLRGGATARELLDNGISYLEFRNIDLNPYHPHGIDNDTIALVRLFLITLLFLPDVTHDSEIDKGTEMNYATSEADALDTPIDIEEARWLIKAMREVSQQLPSIDNIPSIVDKLEASLEDPSLTLAGQIVKDAKNYDEFLDMGLSLAKEHQAVYLDKPYLLHGFDDLELSTQDVLKEAIKAGIKVRIIDADENIIELSYQGQTEYVKSANMTRLDSLISYFLMENKVATKVLLDEGGLNVPTGTSFNNIEDAKAFYASLPNKAIVVKPKNTNYGLGITIFRDKPDQDDYNDALSFAYKEDHTVLVEEYIEGTELRFYIQDNKTMAIVERRPAHVIGDGSSTISELIDEVNKNPLRGRDHKAPLTIIEKGRIETLQLKNYGYTFESIPEKDKTVFLRENSNVSTGGISIDRTDDTHKGYKSIAERASELLNANFCGVDIIIKDYTNEPTSDNYGIIEANFNPMIAIHRFPGEGTPRLLGKAMVEQLFPDVYKS
- a CDS encoding lipoate--protein ligase, whose amino-acid sequence is MIFVDNGNNYDASLNIALETYLVENRLVDEPILLFYINAPSIIVGRNQNTTEEINQAYVDEHNVQVVRRMSGGGAVYHDLGNFCFCFIKDDDGTFRDFKSVTEPIVNALHKMGATEAGLQGRNDLLIDGKKFSGNAMYAKDGRMTAHGTILFDSDLDETNNVLKPRKAKIESKGIKSVRSRVTNIKPYVDEKYQNLTTEEFRDLILLEIFGVERREDVPEFKLTDEIWEGVHKLREERMGNWDWNYGKSPDFDFEQSHKFPFGFVDVRFNVSQGVIKDAHIFGDFFGLGNIKDVEDKLNGVKYERLAVTEALANVDVNKYFGNTTLEEIVNLIFA
- a CDS encoding M42 family metallopeptidase; translated protein: MELNKELLVNLTEVKGIAGNETQVRELFKKETESYVDEFVQDGLGGIFGKHTGNADGPRVLMAAHMDEVGFMVSQITDKGFIKFVTIGGWWSQVVLAQEVVITTRDGKEIEGVTGSKPPHVLSAESRKKPIDMKDIFVDVGAQSKEDIEKMGIRPGDMITPLIKTRRLNDTPFLLGKAWDNRIGVAVAVEVLKHAKEKGHDTVLFSGANVQEEVGLRGAKAAANLVQPDIAIALDTGTAGDTPGMTKAEADSELGKGPQVIVFDASMIGHKGFRDFVVDVAEKHDIPFQYTFIPGGGTDAGSIHTAQAGIPSIAITVPVRYLHSTTSVIHEDDFKNTVRLVTAILDELNAESVATIKENV
- a CDS encoding NAD(P)H-quinone oxidoreductase; protein product: MKVWSMTEPGGSDKLVQEERPTPLPADGEVLIKVKAFGINRTEIITRENKQLEAPYPVFGIEVSGEIIENRSNRPDLKPGTRIAGLVNQGSYAEYAVVPAEFAIILPENMSYEQGAAIPEVFLTAYQTMYWLGDLKQSDSILIHAGASGVGTSAIQMAKQLSQAKVIATSSREEKLVRIKELGADVAINYKEEDIATRVLEETNGEGVDVILDFVGASYYETNVKSAGIDARWILIGILGGAKVDDFNLFELMKKRIHLKGTLLTPRSDDYKGELTAEFVKNVMPLMEKGEIKPIIHKVVDFDELPKAHDMMENNENIGKIVIRINQ